The following are encoded together in the Bos taurus isolate L1 Dominette 01449 registration number 42190680 breed Hereford chromosome 10, ARS-UCD2.0, whole genome shotgun sequence genome:
- the DCAF11 gene encoding DDB1- and CUL4-associated factor 11 isoform X1 — protein MGSRNSSSAGTGSGDPSEGLPRRGAGLRRSEEEEEEDEDVDLAQVLAYLLRRGQVRLVQGGGAANLQLIQALSDSEEEHDSAWDGRLGDRYNPPVDATPDTRELECSEIKTQVELATGRLGLRRAARELSFPQMLHQRERGLCHQGSFSLGERSRVMSHFLPNDLGFTDTYSQKAFCGIYSKDGQIFMSACQDQTIRLYDCRYGRFRKFKSIKARDVGWSVLDVAFTPDGNHFLYSSWSDYIHICNIYGEGDTHTALDLRPDERRFAVFSIAVSSDGREVLGGANDGCLYVFDREQNRRTLQIESHEDDVNAVAFADVSSQILFSGGDDAICKVWDRRTMREDDPKPVGALAGHQDGITFIDSKGDARYLISNSKDQTIKLWDIRRFSSREGMEASRQAATQQNWDYRWQQVPKKAWRKLKLPGDSSLMTYRGHGVLHTLIRCRFSPTHSTGQQFIYSGCSTGKVVVYDLLSGHIVKKLTTHKACVRDVSWHPFEEKIVSSSWDGNLRLWQYRQAEYFQDDMPESEEHPSTPAPMSHPSTAFSSPQ, from the exons ATGGGATCACGGAATAGTAGCAGCGCAGGAACTGGGTCTGGAGACCCCTCCGAGGGCTTGCCCCGAAGAGGGGCTGGCCTGCGTAggagtgaggaggaggaagaggaggatgaagaTGTGGATCTGGCCCAGGTACTGGCCTATCTCCTACGCAG AGGCCAAGTGAGGTTGGTGCAGGGAGGAGGTGCAGCAAATTTGCAGCTCATCCAGGCCCTCTCGGACTCCGAGGAAGAGCATGACAGTGCCTGGGATGGTCGTCTTGGAGATCGATACAATCCACCGG TGGATGCAACCCCTGACACCCGGGAGCTGGAATGCAGTGAGATCAAGACACAAGTGGAATTGGCCACGGGGCGGCTGGGGCTTAGGCGGGCAGCCCGGGAGCTCAGCTTTCCTCAAATGCTGCACCAG AGAGAACGGGgcctctgccaccagggaagcttctccCTTGGAGAACGGTCTCGAGTGATGTCTCA CTTCTTGCCCAATGATCTGGGCTTCACCGATACCTACTCTCAGAAGGCTTTCTGTGGCATCTACAGCAAAGATGGTCAAATATTCATGTCTGCCTGTCAAG ACCAGACAATCCGACTATATGACTGCCGGTATGGCCGCTTTCGTAAATTCAAGAGCATCAAAGCCCGGGATGTCGGCTGGAGCGTCTTGGATGTGGCCTTCACCCCTGATGGGAATCATTTCCTTTACTCCAGCTGGTCTGATTACA TTCATATCTGCAACATCTACGGGgagggagacacacacactgcCCTGGATCTAAG GCCAGATGAACGTCGCTTCGCTGTGTTCTCCATCGCTGTCTCCTCAGATGGACGAGAAGTGCTAGGAGG GGCCAATGATGGCTGCCTGTACGTCTTTGATCGAGAACAGAACCGGCGGACCCTTCAG ATTGAGTCCCATGAGGATGATGTGAACGCGGTGGCCTTTGCTGACGTCAGCTCCCAAATCCTGTTCTCCGGGGGTGACGATGCCATCTGCAAAGTGTGGGATCGACGCACCATGAGGGAAGATGACCCCAAGCCTGTGGGCGCGCTCGCTGGGCATCAGGACGGCATCACTTTCATTGACAGTAAG GGTGATGCCCGATATCTCATCTCCAACTCCAAAGACCAGACCATCAAGCTCTGGGATATCCGACGTTTTTCTAGCCGGGAAGGCATGGAAGCCTCTCGCCAGGCTGCCACACAGCAAAACTGGGACTACCGCTGGCAGCAGGTGCCCAAAAAAG CCTGGCGGAAGTTGAAGCTCCCAGGGGACAGCTCCTTGATGACCTACCGGGGCCACGGGGTGCTGCACACCCTCATCCGTTGCCGATTCTCCCCCACCCACAGCACCGGCCAGCAGTTCATCTACAGTGGCTGCTCCACTGGCAAAGTGGTCG TGTACGACCTCCTCAGTGGCCACATCGTGAAGAAGCTGACCACCCACAAGGCCTGTGTGCGTGACGTCAGCTGGCACCCCTTTGAGGAGAAGATTGTCAGCAGTTCG TGGGACGGGAATCTGCGTCTGTGGCAGTACCGCCAGGCTGAGTACTTCCAGGATGACATGCCAGAGTCGGAGGAGCACCCCAGCACCCCTGCCCCAATGTCCCACCCCTCTACAGCCTTTTCCTCGCCCCAGTAG
- the DCAF11 gene encoding DDB1- and CUL4-associated factor 11 isoform X2, whose translation MKMWIWPRGQVRLVQGGGAANLQLIQALSDSEEEHDSAWDGRLGDRYNPPVDATPDTRELECSEIKTQVELATGRLGLRRAARELSFPQMLHQRERGLCHQGSFSLGERSRVMSHFLPNDLGFTDTYSQKAFCGIYSKDGQIFMSACQDQTIRLYDCRYGRFRKFKSIKARDVGWSVLDVAFTPDGNHFLYSSWSDYIHICNIYGEGDTHTALDLRPDERRFAVFSIAVSSDGREVLGGANDGCLYVFDREQNRRTLQIESHEDDVNAVAFADVSSQILFSGGDDAICKVWDRRTMREDDPKPVGALAGHQDGITFIDSKGDARYLISNSKDQTIKLWDIRRFSSREGMEASRQAATQQNWDYRWQQVPKKAWRKLKLPGDSSLMTYRGHGVLHTLIRCRFSPTHSTGQQFIYSGCSTGKVVVYDLLSGHIVKKLTTHKACVRDVSWHPFEEKIVSSSWDGNLRLWQYRQAEYFQDDMPESEEHPSTPAPMSHPSTAFSSPQ comes from the exons atgaagaTGTGGATCTGGCCCAG AGGCCAAGTGAGGTTGGTGCAGGGAGGAGGTGCAGCAAATTTGCAGCTCATCCAGGCCCTCTCGGACTCCGAGGAAGAGCATGACAGTGCCTGGGATGGTCGTCTTGGAGATCGATACAATCCACCGG TGGATGCAACCCCTGACACCCGGGAGCTGGAATGCAGTGAGATCAAGACACAAGTGGAATTGGCCACGGGGCGGCTGGGGCTTAGGCGGGCAGCCCGGGAGCTCAGCTTTCCTCAAATGCTGCACCAG AGAGAACGGGgcctctgccaccagggaagcttctccCTTGGAGAACGGTCTCGAGTGATGTCTCA CTTCTTGCCCAATGATCTGGGCTTCACCGATACCTACTCTCAGAAGGCTTTCTGTGGCATCTACAGCAAAGATGGTCAAATATTCATGTCTGCCTGTCAAG ACCAGACAATCCGACTATATGACTGCCGGTATGGCCGCTTTCGTAAATTCAAGAGCATCAAAGCCCGGGATGTCGGCTGGAGCGTCTTGGATGTGGCCTTCACCCCTGATGGGAATCATTTCCTTTACTCCAGCTGGTCTGATTACA TTCATATCTGCAACATCTACGGGgagggagacacacacactgcCCTGGATCTAAG GCCAGATGAACGTCGCTTCGCTGTGTTCTCCATCGCTGTCTCCTCAGATGGACGAGAAGTGCTAGGAGG GGCCAATGATGGCTGCCTGTACGTCTTTGATCGAGAACAGAACCGGCGGACCCTTCAG ATTGAGTCCCATGAGGATGATGTGAACGCGGTGGCCTTTGCTGACGTCAGCTCCCAAATCCTGTTCTCCGGGGGTGACGATGCCATCTGCAAAGTGTGGGATCGACGCACCATGAGGGAAGATGACCCCAAGCCTGTGGGCGCGCTCGCTGGGCATCAGGACGGCATCACTTTCATTGACAGTAAG GGTGATGCCCGATATCTCATCTCCAACTCCAAAGACCAGACCATCAAGCTCTGGGATATCCGACGTTTTTCTAGCCGGGAAGGCATGGAAGCCTCTCGCCAGGCTGCCACACAGCAAAACTGGGACTACCGCTGGCAGCAGGTGCCCAAAAAAG CCTGGCGGAAGTTGAAGCTCCCAGGGGACAGCTCCTTGATGACCTACCGGGGCCACGGGGTGCTGCACACCCTCATCCGTTGCCGATTCTCCCCCACCCACAGCACCGGCCAGCAGTTCATCTACAGTGGCTGCTCCACTGGCAAAGTGGTCG TGTACGACCTCCTCAGTGGCCACATCGTGAAGAAGCTGACCACCCACAAGGCCTGTGTGCGTGACGTCAGCTGGCACCCCTTTGAGGAGAAGATTGTCAGCAGTTCG TGGGACGGGAATCTGCGTCTGTGGCAGTACCGCCAGGCTGAGTACTTCCAGGATGACATGCCAGAGTCGGAGGAGCACCCCAGCACCCCTGCCCCAATGTCCCACCCCTCTACAGCCTTTTCCTCGCCCCAGTAG
- the DCAF11 gene encoding DDB1- and CUL4-associated factor 11 (The RefSeq protein has 1 substitution compared to this genomic sequence) has product MGSRNSSSAGTGSGDPSEGLPRRGAGLRRSEEEEEEDEDVDLAQVLAYLLRRGQVRLVQGGGAANLQLIQALSDSEEEHDSAWDGRLGDRYNPPVDATPDTRELECSEIKTQVELATGRLGLRRAARELSFPQMLHQRERGLCHQGSFSLGERSRVMSHFLPNDLGFTDTYSQKAFCGIYSKDGQIFMSACQDQTIRLYDCRYGRFRKFKSIKARDVGWSVLDVAFTPDGNHFLYSSWSDYIHICNIYGEGDTHTALDLRPDERRFAVFSIAVSSDGREVLGGANDGCLYVFDREQNRRTLQIESHEDDVNAVAFADVSSQILFSGGDDAICKVWDRRTMREDDPKPVGALAGHQDGITFIDSKGDARYLISNSKDQTIKLWDIRRFSSREGMEASRQAATQQNWDYRWQQVPKKAWRKLKLPGDSSLMTYRGHGVLHTLIRCRFSPTHSTGQQFIYSGCSTGKVVVYDLLSGHVVKKLTTHKACVRDVSWHPFEEKIVSSSWDGNLRLWQYRQAEYFQDDMPESEEHPSTPAPMSHPSTAFSSPQ; this is encoded by the exons ATGGGATCACGGAATAGTAGCAGCGCAGGAACTGGGTCTGGAGACCCCTCCGAGGGCTTGCCCCGAAGAGGGGCTGGCCTGCGTAggagtgaggaggaggaagaggaggatgaagaTGTGGATCTGGCCCAGGTACTGGCCTATCTCCTACGCAG AGGCCAAGTGAGGTTGGTGCAGGGAGGAGGTGCAGCAAATTTGCAGCTCATCCAGGCCCTCTCGGACTCCGAGGAAGAGCATGACAGTGCCTGGGATGGTCGTCTTGGAGATCGATACAATCCACCGG TGGATGCAACCCCTGACACCCGGGAGCTGGAATGCAGTGAGATCAAGACACAAGTGGAATTGGCCACGGGGCGGCTGGGGCTTAGGCGGGCAGCCCGGGAGCTCAGCTTTCCTCAAATGCTGCACCAG AGAGAACGGGgcctctgccaccagggaagcttctccCTTGGAGAACGGTCTCGAGTGATGTCTCA CTTCTTGCCCAATGATCTGGGCTTCACCGATACCTACTCTCAGAAGGCTTTCTGTGGCATCTACAGCAAAGATGGTCAAATATTCATGTCTGCCTGTCAAG ACCAGACAATCCGACTATATGACTGCCGGTATGGCCGCTTTCGTAAATTCAAGAGCATCAAAGCCCGGGATGTCGGCTGGAGCGTCTTGGATGTGGCCTTCACCCCTGATGGGAATCATTTCCTTTACTCCAGCTGGTCTGATTACA TTCATATCTGCAACATCTACGGGgagggagacacacacactgcCCTGGATCTAAG GCCAGATGAACGTCGCTTCGCTGTGTTCTCCATCGCTGTCTCCTCAGATGGACGAGAAGTGCTAGGAGG GGCCAATGATGGCTGCCTGTACGTCTTTGATCGAGAACAGAACCGGCGGACCCTTCAG ATTGAGTCCCATGAGGATGATGTGAACGCGGTGGCCTTTGCTGACGTCAGCTCCCAAATCCTGTTCTCCGGGGGTGACGATGCCATCTGCAAAGTGTGGGATCGACGCACCATGAGGGAAGATGACCCCAAGCCTGTGGGCGCGCTCGCTGGGCATCAGGACGGCATCACTTTCATTGACAGTAAG GGTGATGCCCGATATCTCATCTCCAACTCCAAAGACCAGACCATCAAGCTCTGGGATATCCGACGTTTTTCTAGCCGGGAAGGCATGGAAGCCTCTCGCCAGGCTGCCACACAGCAAAACTGGGACTACCGCTGGCAGCAGGTGCCCAAAAAAG CCTGGCGGAAGTTGAAGCTCCCAGGGGACAGCTCCTTGATGACCTACCGGGGCCACGGGGTGCTGCACACCCTCATCCGTTGCCGATTCTCCCCCACCCACAGCACCGGCCAGCAGTTCATCTACAGTGGCTGCTCCACTGGCAAAGTGGTCG TGTACGACCTCCTCAGTGGCCACATCGTGAAGAAGCTGACCACCCACAAGGCCTGTGTGCGTGACGTCAGCTGGCACCCCTTTGAGGAGAAGATTGTCAGCAGTTCG TGGGACGGGAATCTGCGTCTGTGGCAGTACCGCCAGGCTGAGTACTTCCAGGATGACATGCCAGAGTCGGAGGAGCACCCCAGCACCCCTGCCCCAATGTCCCACCCCTCTACAGCCTTTTCCTCGCCCCAGTAG